The genomic interval TTGATAGTTGCTTAAGAGTTTTTGTATGCATGGGATAAGCTTGTCGAGTAAAAGTAAGACTTACGCAAAAGCGGCCCGGCGGCGTGATAACTCATCTGGCCGCGCCGCCTGTCGTCGAAGGCGGGTTGGCTTGCCGAAACACTTTTGCGTAAGTCCTACACTAAGGACGGGTTGACTATTTCTCTCGCAATTCAGATCACGGTGAACGGGATTCTAAAGAGATTGCAAATAGCGCATTTATCTGAAAGTAATTGCTTCGATGTATCTTTTTCGTTCCAATGCCATTGCTATGCTTTAAATATAATGAGACGGCGCAACAAAATTATTGAATTAATTGCGCAACAACTGTCTTATATTTCTGTTGAGCAAGTTATTCGATCACTTTTGGCACTAAATAGAGGCCATCCTCGGTTGCCGGGGCCGAACGTTGGTAATCTTCGCGACGATTGGCTTCAGTGACGACATCGTCGCGCAGGCGCAGCGAAAGATCGGCCTGTAGCGCGGCGATAGGATGACTTAAAGGTTCGATACCGGTGGTATCAACAGCGCGTAACTGCTCAACTAAAGAGAAAATACCGTTAAGTTTGTCCAGCGTCGCCGTGGCTTGATCTTCTGTGAGTTCAAGGCGTGCAAGATTGGCAATGCGTTTAACGTCGGAAAGGGCTAATGACATGTTTTTGGGTGGCGCTAAAGGGCGCAGCTTAAAGTGTTGTGTGAAATGCTCTAATGTCGGTAAAAACTTGTTAAAGCTTTGTAAAAGGCAACCATTTCTAGCCTTTTGCTGATCAATCTGGTTCAAATTATAAGGTAGAATGTCGGGTCCATGCCGCATGTCGCAGAAGTACGGCTTTAAAAATCGCAGTATCTGACCAGAGTCCGCAAGTTGCAAATGCTTGTTGCCAATAGTGATGCCACTATTGCATCGCTGTAAATTGCAATAAGTATCACTATTGGATGGTGTCAGGCCGCAGGTTTTTAAAGAACGCTGAAGCTGCCCATGTGCACTAGATACCCCCTATAAAACGCTTAGCGCACCATTGTTGCGCATCAGGACAATTCATGTTTGGATTTTTACGTAGTTACTTTTCGAACGATCTGGCGATTGATCTGGGGACCGCGAATACGCTTATATACGTACGTGACAAGGGCATTGTTCTCGACGAGCCTTCAGTTGTCGCCATCCGCCAGCAAGGCGGACCTAATGGCAAAAAAAACAATTCAGGCAGTAGGCAGAGAAGCCAAGCAAATGCTGGGCAAGGTTCCCGGCAATATCGAGGCGATTCGCCCTATGAAAGACGGCGTCATTGCCGATTTCACCGTCACCGAGCAAATGCTCAAGCAGTTCATCCGTATGGTGCACGACACCAAGATGTTCAGACCCTCGCCACGCATCATCATCTGTGTTCCTTGCGGCTCGACCCAGGTAGAACGCCGTGCAATTCGTGAGTCAGCGCTTGGCGCCGGTGCTTCTCAGGTATTTTTGATCGAAGAACCAATGGCCGCCGCAATCGGTGCCGGTTTGCCGGTCTCGGACGCAACCGGTTCAATGGTGGTCGATATCGGCGGCGGTACAACCGAAGTCGGCATTATCTCGCTGGGCGGCATGGTCTACAAAGGCTCGGTACGAGTCGGTGGCGACAAGTTCGACGAAGCCATCGTCAACTATATCCGTCGTAACTACGGCATGCTGATCGGTGAGCAAACTGCAGAAGCGATCAAGAAAGCCATCGGTTCTGCTTTCCCGGGTTCGGAAGTCAAGGAAATGGAAGTCAAGGGACGCAATCTGTCGGAAGGTATTCCACGTTCGTTCACTATCTCCAGCAATGAAATTCTGGAAGCGCTGACTGATCCGCTGAACAATATTGTCTCGGCAGTCAAAAATGCGCTTGAGCAAACGCCGCCTGAGCTTGGTGCCGACATCGCAGAAAAAGGCATGATGCTGACCGGCGGTGGCGCGTTACTGCGCGATCTGGATCGTTTGTTGATGGAAGAGACCGGCTTACCAGTAATCGTCGCTGAAGACCCACTGACCTGCGTGGTGCGCGGTTCCGGCATGGCGCTGGAACGAATGGACAAGCTAGGTTCGATTTTCTCTTACGAGTAATTCTTATAGATGACGTGTGCTGCCTGCCAGACTTCGGTTTTGTGGCAGTTCGCCAGTGGCTGGGCCGGGTATTCCTGGCTCGGCCTTTCGTTTTAGCGTTATCTTTGTGATGTATATTCCCAATCAATCGTTGGGCGGACTACGGAATGCGAAGCGAAAAAATGACCGGCGTGGCTATTGCTGTTTTTTGTGATGTTAATAGTAAAACTATTAATTAAAAAATAACGATACACCACCTCGGGCAATTTTATAGCCGCTTCTTTCTTAGTTCGACCGGCTCCTTATAACTGACAAACTGTTTGCCATCGATGGAATACAGCCCGCCGCCACTCTTCAAGCAAGGCGCTTCGGCACGCGTGAAGGCGATCGTTTGTACGTTACTCGCCTTGGCACTTCTGGTTGCAGATGCACGTTTGCATGCGCTCACTCTTCTGCGGCAAGCCGTCGGGACGGTACTGTACCCGGTGCAGGCGATTGCCCTGATGCCGCGTGACGCCGCCTATCGCATGGTGGATTATTTTTCTTCGCTGTCCTCAGTCGAGAAAGAAAACCGCGAACTGCGTAACGAACAAGCGGCGCGTGCACAACAAATTCAGCAAGCCCAATTACTCGCGGTAGAGAACATCCAGCTGCGCAGATTACTTGGCGCGCAACAGCAACTACCCGTCAAATCTATCATGAGCGAGATTCTCTATGATGCGCGTGATCCATTCACCCGCAAAATAGTCATGGATCGCGGCGCGCAGCAAGGCGTGCGTACCGGTCAGCCGGTGATCGACGATGCAGGAATAGTCGGTCAGGTCACGCGGGTCTTCCCATTCACCGCCGAAGTGACATTGTTGACCGATAAAGATCAGGCGATTCCGGTACAAGTGCTGCGCAATGGTTTGCGCAGTGTCGCGTATGGTCGTGGGCAATCCGGATTTCTGGATTTACGCTTTATGGCCGCGAATGCCGATATCAAAAAAGACGACGTACTTGTCACCTCTGGCATTGATGGCGTTTATCCTCCGGGTCTGGCGGTAGCAAAAGTCGTTCTGGTTGAAAACAAATCCGCCGACGCCTTCGCGCATATTGTGTGCGAACCTGCCGCAGGGATTGATCGCCATAAGCAATTGCTGATCTTGCTGGTCGATCCCAATCCGATAGCACGCCCTGACGACATCGTGAAGCCGAGTAACGGCAAAGTGGACACCTTGAGCAAGCGACGTTTGACCGATAGTCCGAGAGAAAAAGCGCAAGAAGCGGCCAAAGAAGCGGATATCGAAGCCAATAAAGACGCCGCCAAAGTAGCTGCGAAAGCCGCCATCGAGGATGCAAAAACCAGCGCTACGCGCAAGAATCCGCAGGAGCGTGGCCGATGAGCCGACCGCACTATATTTTATTACCGGCGAATCCGCTATTTATTGCATTGACGTTGCTGCTGGCATTTTTTCTTAATTTAATGCCTTGGGGACAATGGCCAGCGATACCGGATTTTGTAGCATTGGTATTGGTCTTCTGGAGCATTCATCAGCCGCGCAAAATTGGTATCGTCATCGCTTTTTGCATGGGCCTCTTGGTCGACGTGCACGATGCCACGCTGTTAGGGCAAAACGCGTTGGCCTACACACTTCTTTCGTATTTTGCGATCATGATTCATCGGCGCGTATTATGGTTTTCGCCGCTTGGTCAGGCGCTGCATATATTCCCATTGTTATTGTTGACGCAAACGGTGCAGTTAGTATTGCGACTGATCATTAGCGGCAAGTTTCCGGGCTGGATGTATTTCACCGAAAGCCTGATCAGCATGCTGCTATGGCCGATACTCAGCTGGCTATTATTGGCACCGCAACGACGCGCCATTAATCGTGATGATAACCGTCCGATCTAAGCATGTTGATGACGCCGATTATGTTGTTTAAGCGGGCCGGTTTTACGGCTGTCCCGGCTATTCTCCGCGCTCGTAACCAACGGCGCACATCCCATGACAGAATTTAAGAATACCGAGCGCGAGCTTCATAACTTCCGGGTGCGGATTACCGCCGCGGTGTTGTTCGTGCTGATTTGCTTCTCCCTTTTGGTAGCGCGTTTCGTCTGGCTACAAATTGTGCGGCACGAAACCTATGCCGCGCAGGCCGAGGAAAATCGGATTTCGCTGGTTCCCGTAGTGCCAAATCGTGGCTTGATTCTCGACCGTAACGGTGTCGTATTAGCGCGGAATTACTCCGCTTATACGCTGGAAATTACCCGTTCTAAAATTAATGGCAAACTTGAAGATGTCATTGATGATTTGGCAAAACTGATCGACATTGAACCCAAAGACCGGCGGCGCTTCAAAAAGCTGATGGATGACTCCAAGAGCTTTGCCAGCTTGCCGATCCGCACGCGATTAACGGATGAAGAAGTCGCCAAATTTACCGTGCAGCGCTATCGCTTTCCCGGCGTTGATGTGCAAGCGCGGTTGTTCCGCGAATATCCACTGGGCGATGTTGCGGCCCACGTCATCGGCTATATCGGGCGTATCAGTCAAAAAGATGCCGAGGCTATCGACGATAGTGACGATGCCGCCAATTACAAAGGCACAGATTACATCGGCAAAGAAGGCCTCGAAAAGAGCTATGAAAGCCAACTACACGGCACCACCGGTTACGAAGAAATCGAAATTTCTGCGAGTGGACGTGCGGTGCGGACCTTGTCGCGGACCTCGGCCATTCCCGGCAATAATCTGATTCTTTCGATTGATATCGAATTACAAAAAATAGTGCAGCAAGCATTTGGCGACCATCGCGGCGCGCTGGTTGCCATCGATCCCACTACCGGCGATATTCTGGCGTATGTGTCGCAGCCGACTTATGACTTAAACCTGTTCGTCGATGGCATCGATCAGCAAAGTTGGAATGAGTTGCTGAATTCGCCAGACCATCCATTGATCAATCGGCCAATGAACGGCGCTTATCCTCCGGGATCGACTTACAAGCCATTTATGGCGTTGGCGGCACTGGAACTCGGCAAACGTACACCGCAACAGTCGATCCGGGATCCGGGATTTTTCATGCTCGGCGGCCATCGTTTCCGCGATGATAAAGTCGGCGGTCACGGCGTGGTCGATATGTACAAGGCCATCGTCGAATCCTGCGATACCTATTTCTATATGTTGGCGAATGATTTGGGCGTCGATGCGATCCATGATTTCATGAAACCGTTCGGCTTCGGTCAAATCACTGGTATCGATCTGGAGCATGAGCGCCGTGGCCTGTTGCCATCGACCGCTTGGAAGCGCGCTGCCTACAAAACAGCTGCGCGCCAAAAATGGCAGGGCGGTGACACTATTTCATTGGGTATCGGACAGGGCTTTAACGCCTTCACACCGCTGCAAATCGCGCATGCCACTGCTACGTTGGTGAATAATGGGATCGTCATGAAGCCCCATCTAGTCAAAATTCTTGAAGATGGCGTGACCCATAAACATACTGAAACGGTGCCCAAAGAAAGCTTTCGGATTCCGTTAAAGCAGGAAAATATCGATTTCATCAAACGCGCGATGGTCGGCGTGACGCATGCCGGTACGGCTGCCCGGGTGTTCGCCGGGGCCGGTTATGAGTCCGGTGGCAAGACCGGAACTGCGCAGGTGTTTACGATCAAGCAAAATGAAAAATACAATACTCATGCCGTCGGTGAGCGTTTCCGCGATCATGCTTTGTACACCGCATTTGCGCCAGCCGATAAGCCAACGATTGCGATTGCCGTCATCGTGGAAAATGGCGGTTTTGGGGCCGCAGCGGCCGCGCCAATTGTGCGGAAAGCGCTGGATTACTACTTACTCGGCAAGCGCCCCGGCGACAAAGATAAACCCGGCGTAGTGATGCCCGCCATGGATGAGCAACCCGCCGATGAGGTTAAACCCGATAATGGCGACGGTGAAAGCTATAAACCCGGTGCCGAAACACCGGGCAATCGTGAGTAATCCGGGAGGTATTGCATAGAATGACATCGCATTGAGTGACATCGGATTGAATTGGCCGAATCGGTCTGGAGTATTTCTGTCGTTTACGTAGAACTGAATAATGAATTTGTCTCCCAAACATTCGTGGTGGCGTCTGCTTAAATCGCATATTGCGATATTTGATGGGGCGTTATCGCTGATTATTTTTCTGATTTTATCGGTCGGCATCGTCACGCTGTACTCTGCCGGGATCGACTTTCCGGGCCGGGTTGAAGATCAACTGCGCA from Glaciimonas sp. PCH181 carries:
- the mreC gene encoding rod shape-determining protein MreC; its protein translation is MEYSPPPLFKQGASARVKAIVCTLLALALLVADARLHALTLLRQAVGTVLYPVQAIALMPRDAAYRMVDYFSSLSSVEKENRELRNEQAARAQQIQQAQLLAVENIQLRRLLGAQQQLPVKSIMSEILYDARDPFTRKIVMDRGAQQGVRTGQPVIDDAGIVGQVTRVFPFTAEVTLLTDKDQAIPVQVLRNGLRSVAYGRGQSGFLDLRFMAANADIKKDDVLVTSGIDGVYPPGLAVAKVVLVENKSADAFAHIVCEPAAGIDRHKQLLILLVDPNPIARPDDIVKPSNGKVDTLSKRRLTDSPREKAQEAAKEADIEANKDAAKVAAKAAIEDAKTSATRKNPQERGR
- the gatC gene encoding Asp-tRNA(Asn)/Glu-tRNA(Gln) amidotransferase subunit GatC, whose product is MSLALSDVKRIANLARLELTEDQATATLDKLNGIFSLVEQLRAVDTTGIEPLSHPIAALQADLSLRLRDDVVTEANRREDYQRSAPATEDGLYLVPKVIE
- the mreD gene encoding rod shape-determining protein MreD: MSRPHYILLPANPLFIALTLLLAFFLNLMPWGQWPAIPDFVALVLVFWSIHQPRKIGIVIAFCMGLLVDVHDATLLGQNALAYTLLSYFAIMIHRRVLWFSPLGQALHIFPLLLLTQTVQLVLRLIISGKFPGWMYFTESLISMLLWPILSWLLLAPQRRAINRDDNRPI
- the mrdA gene encoding penicillin-binding protein 2 — its product is MTEFKNTERELHNFRVRITAAVLFVLICFSLLVARFVWLQIVRHETYAAQAEENRISLVPVVPNRGLILDRNGVVLARNYSAYTLEITRSKINGKLEDVIDDLAKLIDIEPKDRRRFKKLMDDSKSFASLPIRTRLTDEEVAKFTVQRYRFPGVDVQARLFREYPLGDVAAHVIGYIGRISQKDAEAIDDSDDAANYKGTDYIGKEGLEKSYESQLHGTTGYEEIEISASGRAVRTLSRTSAIPGNNLILSIDIELQKIVQQAFGDHRGALVAIDPTTGDILAYVSQPTYDLNLFVDGIDQQSWNELLNSPDHPLINRPMNGAYPPGSTYKPFMALAALELGKRTPQQSIRDPGFFMLGGHRFRDDKVGGHGVVDMYKAIVESCDTYFYMLANDLGVDAIHDFMKPFGFGQITGIDLEHERRGLLPSTAWKRAAYKTAARQKWQGGDTISLGIGQGFNAFTPLQIAHATATLVNNGIVMKPHLVKILEDGVTHKHTETVPKESFRIPLKQENIDFIKRAMVGVTHAGTAARVFAGAGYESGGKTGTAQVFTIKQNEKYNTHAVGERFRDHALYTAFAPADKPTIAIAVIVENGGFGAAAAAPIVRKALDYYLLGKRPGDKDKPGVVMPAMDEQPADEVKPDNGDGESYKPGAETPGNRE